In Candidatus Desulforudis audaxviator MP104C, a genomic segment contains:
- a CDS encoding ASKHA domain-containing protein, with the protein MRFLPDEVHVEIREGESILELAARAGITLRGACGGDGTCGRCLVVLREGAVQDADGIAVAGTGAVFRACRFYPVGDPVIEVPDTSRLHEHQVLTGDGEEDAAPLWAQEGVDGQLADPLLRRVTVSLVPPEPGETADDWGRLALALARETGGEVRADLAVLRELPAVLRARDWTVTADLGTAGGPEHEVVAVQPGRAAGPAYGVAVDLGTTTVAAQLVDLESGRVLGTAGTYNRQAAYGDDVISRIIFAGEHSGGRRRLQEAVVNTVNSLLAELRRLCGIERDAVRAAVCAGNPTMSHLFLGVDPAHIRLEPYTPAANFWPPCRADDLGLDLHPRAPVHVLPGVASYLGGDITGGLTASGFGAEGRTALFVDIGTNGEMVLGDGDWLIGCSCSAGPAFEGSGITCGMRAVSGAIERVGATPGGFEVVCRAIGDGPPAGVCGSGLIAALAGLRRAGVINRAGQFEPDLETPRFRSGDAGEEFVLVWARETAHGRDIVLTGADLQNLLRAKAAVYAGLRTLLAAVNLDQQDISRVYIAGGFGRFLNLREAVAIGMLPDIAPERYTFVGNSSLRGARAALLSGRRLAEIGETARRITYLELGEGTRFMEEYVSALFLPHTDMGLFPSVRECE; encoded by the coding sequence GTGCGGTTCCTGCCGGACGAAGTGCATGTTGAAATCAGGGAAGGCGAGTCCATCCTGGAACTTGCGGCGCGGGCCGGCATCACTCTGCGGGGCGCCTGCGGGGGCGATGGCACTTGCGGCCGCTGCCTGGTGGTGCTCCGGGAAGGTGCGGTCCAGGACGCCGATGGGATTGCCGTCGCCGGGACCGGGGCCGTGTTCCGGGCCTGTCGGTTCTACCCGGTGGGCGACCCGGTGATCGAAGTACCGGACACCTCGCGGCTGCACGAGCACCAGGTACTGACCGGTGACGGGGAGGAGGACGCGGCGCCGCTGTGGGCCCAGGAAGGGGTCGATGGACAGTTGGCCGATCCCCTTTTGCGCCGGGTGACCGTCTCCCTTGTGCCGCCGGAGCCCGGGGAAACGGCGGACGACTGGGGGCGGCTTGCCCTGGCGCTAGCGCGGGAGACCGGCGGGGAGGTCCGGGCCGATCTGGCCGTGCTCCGGGAACTGCCGGCCGTTCTGCGGGCGCGGGACTGGACGGTGACAGCGGATCTGGGAACGGCTGGGGGGCCGGAGCACGAGGTGGTGGCGGTTCAGCCGGGCCGGGCGGCGGGGCCGGCGTACGGGGTGGCGGTTGACCTGGGAACCACCACGGTGGCGGCCCAGTTGGTTGATCTTGAGAGCGGTCGGGTGTTGGGCACAGCGGGCACCTATAACCGTCAGGCCGCCTATGGGGATGACGTGATTTCCCGGATTATCTTCGCCGGGGAGCATTCCGGGGGACGACGTCGGCTCCAGGAGGCGGTGGTGAACACGGTGAACAGCCTGTTGGCAGAGTTGCGGCGCCTGTGCGGGATCGAACGGGACGCGGTCCGGGCCGCCGTTTGCGCGGGCAACCCCACCATGAGCCACCTGTTTCTGGGGGTCGACCCGGCCCACATCCGGCTGGAACCCTACACTCCGGCGGCTAATTTCTGGCCGCCGTGCCGCGCGGACGATTTGGGGCTTGATCTCCACCCCCGGGCGCCCGTGCACGTTTTGCCGGGCGTGGCCAGCTACCTCGGCGGGGACATTACGGGGGGGCTCACGGCCTCCGGGTTCGGCGCGGAGGGGCGGACCGCCCTGTTCGTGGACATCGGGACCAACGGGGAAATGGTTTTAGGGGACGGGGATTGGCTGATCGGCTGTTCCTGTTCGGCGGGGCCCGCCTTTGAGGGCAGCGGGATCACCTGCGGGATGCGGGCCGTCAGCGGGGCTATCGAGCGGGTGGGGGCCACGCCCGGCGGGTTCGAAGTGGTGTGCCGGGCCATCGGGGACGGTCCGCCGGCCGGGGTGTGCGGCTCCGGGCTGATCGCCGCCCTGGCGGGCTTGCGGCGGGCCGGGGTGATCAACCGGGCCGGGCAGTTTGAACCGGATTTGGAAACGCCTCGTTTCCGGAGCGGCGACGCAGGAGAAGAGTTCGTGCTGGTCTGGGCCCGGGAAACGGCGCACGGCCGGGACATTGTCCTGACCGGGGCGGACCTCCAGAACCTGCTCCGCGCCAAGGCGGCGGTATACGCCGGACTGCGGACGCTTCTGGCCGCCGTGAATCTCGACCAGCAGGATATCAGCCGGGTGTACATCGCAGGCGGGTTCGGGCGGTTTCTGAACCTGCGGGAGGCCGTGGCCATCGGGATGCTTCCCGACATCGCCCCCGAGCGGTATACGTTTGTCGGGAACAGTTCCCTGCGGGGGGCGCGGGCCGCCCTGCTGTCGGGGCGTCGGCTGGCCGAGATCGGGGAGACGGCGCGCAGGATCACCTACCTTGAGCTGGGTGAGGGCACGCGGTTCATGGAAGAATACGTGTCGGCGCTCTTTTTGCCGCATACGGATATGGGGCTTTTCCCCTCAGTACGGGAGTGTGAATGA
- a CDS encoding AAA family ATPase, protein MQIAVAGKGGVGKTTFTALVVRELVNTGNVPVLVVDADANANLAEVLGIGVEGTVADVLAELNGDRRSRLGGMSKSEYLDFRLHQVLAETPAVDLLVMGGPEGPGCYCYVNNLLRGFMERKARDYPFLLLDNEAGLEHLSRRTTREVDLLFVVSDATVRGIRSAERIHQLAESLDLGIRKTLLVVNRVRDGARAALAAPVAATGLEVAGWVPQDPAVEAWDLEGRPLVALPDDAPAVAAVRRVVRRFVLGQSDGPDLG, encoded by the coding sequence TTGCAGATTGCGGTGGCCGGCAAGGGCGGCGTGGGCAAGACCACCTTTACGGCGTTGGTGGTCAGGGAGCTTGTAAACACGGGAAATGTACCGGTGCTGGTGGTGGACGCAGACGCGAACGCGAACCTGGCCGAAGTGCTCGGCATAGGGGTTGAGGGAACGGTGGCCGACGTGCTGGCGGAACTCAACGGCGACCGGCGTTCCCGTCTCGGGGGGATGTCCAAATCCGAATACCTGGACTTCCGCCTGCACCAGGTGCTGGCCGAGACCCCGGCGGTGGACCTCCTGGTGATGGGCGGGCCGGAAGGACCGGGGTGTTACTGCTACGTCAACAACCTCCTGCGGGGCTTCATGGAGCGCAAGGCGCGCGACTACCCCTTCCTGCTACTGGACAACGAGGCCGGCCTGGAGCACTTAAGCCGCCGCACCACGCGGGAGGTCGACCTCCTGTTCGTGGTCAGCGACGCCACGGTGCGCGGGATCCGGTCGGCGGAGAGGATTCACCAGCTGGCCGAAAGCCTTGATCTCGGTATCAGGAAAACCTTGCTGGTCGTGAACCGGGTGCGTGACGGGGCACGGGCGGCGTTGGCAGCGCCGGTCGCAGCGACCGGGCTAGAGGTTGCGGGCTGGGTGCCGCAGGACCCGGCGGTGGAGGCGTGGGATCTGGAGGGCCGGCCGCTGGTGGCACTGCCGGACGACGCTCCGGCGGTCGCGGCCGTGCGGCGGGTTGTGCGCCGCTTCGTCCTCGGGCAGTCGGACGGACCGGACTTGGGCTGA
- a CDS encoding acetyl-CoA decarbonylase/synthase complex subunit delta: MAVEIVRERWKGKVCEMVLGREPRTVRAGGDTSLPFIHFEGDPVRPVTALEVQDIDPGDWPAVLRQEFDEVLSDPAAWARRCVELGADLVLLRLAGTHPENRDTGPEEAAATARRVAEAVDVPLIVLGSGVEEKDARVLPVVAEALEGRNCLLGQATAENYKTVAAACVAYGHSVVATSPLDINLAKQLNILITEMNLPPERIAMDPSIGPLGYGLEYAYSIIERKRLGALSGDRMLAPPVICLVGEETWKTREAQVEDQPEWGDQSRRAVLWETVTAVTLALAGGSIFVFRHPGSLARFNREVDALMRPWEYPSPPPG, from the coding sequence ATGGCCGTAGAGATTGTGCGCGAGCGATGGAAGGGGAAGGTGTGCGAAATGGTCCTGGGCCGCGAGCCCCGCACCGTGCGTGCTGGCGGCGACACTTCCCTGCCGTTCATCCATTTCGAGGGGGATCCGGTCCGGCCGGTGACGGCGCTGGAGGTGCAGGACATTGACCCGGGCGACTGGCCCGCAGTGCTGCGCCAAGAGTTTGACGAAGTTTTGAGCGACCCGGCGGCCTGGGCGCGCCGGTGTGTGGAACTCGGCGCTGACCTGGTCCTGCTCCGGCTGGCCGGGACCCATCCGGAGAACCGGGATACCGGGCCGGAGGAGGCGGCGGCGACGGCCCGCCGGGTGGCCGAAGCGGTGGACGTGCCGCTCATCGTGCTGGGCTCCGGCGTGGAGGAGAAGGATGCCCGGGTATTGCCCGTGGTGGCGGAGGCCCTGGAGGGGCGAAACTGTCTTCTAGGCCAGGCCACGGCGGAGAACTACAAGACCGTGGCGGCCGCGTGCGTGGCCTACGGGCACAGCGTGGTGGCCACCTCACCCCTGGATATCAACCTGGCGAAGCAGTTGAACATCCTGATCACTGAGATGAACCTGCCGCCGGAGCGGATCGCCATGGACCCGTCCATCGGCCCTCTGGGCTACGGGCTCGAGTACGCCTACTCGATCATCGAGCGCAAACGCCTCGGCGCATTGTCGGGAGACCGGATGCTGGCCCCGCCCGTGATCTGCCTGGTGGGTGAGGAAACCTGGAAAACCAGGGAGGCTCAGGTCGAGGATCAGCCGGAATGGGGGGACCAGTCCCGGCGGGCGGTGCTGTGGGAGACCGTAACGGCGGTGACGCTGGCCCTGGCCGGCGGTTCCATCTTCGTTTTCCGGCACCCCGGGTCGTTGGCCCGCTTCAACCGGGAGGTCGACGCCCTCATGCGCCCGTGGGAGTACCCGTCACCCCCACCCGGTTAA
- a CDS encoding methyltetrahydrofolate cobalamin methyltransferase produces the protein MILIGERINGMFRDIREAIQERQSGPVAERARLQARAGAHYLDLSTGPAVDAGEQPAVMEWLVRVAQEATGLPCCLDSVNPEAIEAGLRVHRGKALINSTSADQERMDLLFPLAVRHGAAIIGLAMNQQGVPKDASDRLALAMELVANADAHGLPMEDLFVDPLVLPVNVAQDHAVEVLETIRQAKLLAAPPPRTVVGLSNISQRMIERSLINRTFLVMAMAAGLDAAILDVEDEALLDAAATANILLNREVYCDSFLKVFRKNIERRSQELEYRSQSSEF, from the coding sequence TTGATCTTGATCGGTGAAAGAATCAACGGCATGTTCCGGGACATCCGGGAGGCTATCCAGGAGCGGCAGTCCGGCCCCGTGGCCGAGCGGGCGCGGCTGCAGGCCAGGGCCGGAGCGCACTACCTGGACCTGAGCACGGGACCGGCGGTGGACGCCGGGGAACAACCGGCGGTCATGGAGTGGCTCGTCCGGGTGGCGCAGGAGGCCACCGGGCTGCCCTGCTGCCTCGATTCGGTGAACCCGGAGGCCATCGAGGCCGGACTCCGTGTCCACCGGGGAAAGGCGCTCATCAATTCAACCAGCGCCGACCAGGAGCGCATGGACCTCCTGTTCCCGTTGGCCGTGCGCCACGGCGCCGCGATCATCGGCCTGGCCATGAACCAGCAGGGGGTGCCCAAGGACGCCTCCGACCGCCTGGCCCTGGCCATGGAACTGGTGGCCAACGCGGACGCCCACGGTCTGCCGATGGAGGACCTGTTCGTCGACCCGTTGGTTTTACCGGTGAACGTGGCTCAGGACCACGCCGTCGAGGTGCTGGAGACCATCCGCCAGGCGAAACTCCTGGCCGCGCCGCCCCCGCGGACCGTCGTGGGTCTGAGTAACATCTCCCAGCGGATGATTGAGCGTTCCCTGATCAACCGGACCTTTCTGGTGATGGCCATGGCCGCCGGTCTGGATGCGGCGATTTTGGACGTGGAAGATGAGGCCCTGCTGGACGCCGCGGCGACGGCGAACATCCTGCTGAACCGGGAGGTCTACTGTGATTCATTCCTGAAGGTGTTTAGAAAGAATATAGAACGCAGGAGTCAGGAGTTAGAATACAGGAGTCAGAGTTCTGAATTCTGA
- a CDS encoding FAD-dependent oxidoreductase, with amino-acid sequence MAVHKVGAVMVVGGGVAGIQAALDLADGGFKVYLVDEAPALGGKVPQLSRTFPTNECSLCSFSPQLARITRHPNLEVLVGTRVEGVTGDPGRFRVSLRHSPRGVAAEACKGCGDCAAVCPVEVPDAFNMGFGTRKAIYQPYSQAYPRAYVLDPEHCIECTLCVEACPTGAVTLGAPEEASQVEVGAVILCPGCEVFDPSPLKNLGYGLLPDVVTNLELERLLSAAGPFGGRLARPSDGAPPRSIAWIQCVGSRNRTLGREYCSTVCCMAALKGAVTALEQAEGPLDTVVFYQEMRTPGKGFDRYRQRAERKGVELRCAGVDTVRPCDGGLEVRYAGVDGPGWQVFDMVVLSAGIGPGPGAAALARRLGVDLDRYGFCPPAAPGGTTTSRPGLFVAGTFAGPKDIAAAVIEAGAAAAEAGALLAGARGAAGREEQPVPERDVREERPRVGVVVCRCGTNISGAVDVSAVVEAAGRLEGVALTLEMIHACAPDSLDRLVKTVREHGLNRLVVAACSPRSHRSLFQNVLRDAGVNGALCEMANIREHCAWVHRKPEAATAKACRLVSMAVAKALLLEPVPYVTVPVLPAALVVGAGPSGLSAALGLAEQGFEVHLVDKKEAPGGAYRGVAEERRPGTGPVRSLAEQVVRHPLVRFYPENEPAAVEGHIGRFVTRLRGGQVIHHGAVVLATGAREARPDSHLYGEHAAVITLSEAERESPGAGAGDTTVFIQCVGSRDARRPWCSRACCRRSLALALEMKTAHPQRDIYVLFRDITVSGSDERLYSEARARGIIFVRYRPGEEPRVTAAGGRVAVEVADPVLGCNLRIDADRVILAAATEASADSRALAHLFKVPTDQDGFFLQAHTTLRPVDFSAAGVFMCGDAAGPKNLFESLLEGRAVAARCAAILGRGSVTAPGVYARVTPEKCAACLGCVRVCPFNVPVIAGNISWIEPVQCQGCGICVAECPNAAIHLIGYRKEQLLSQVRAGLAGGSGEVGA; translated from the coding sequence TTGGCAGTCCACAAGGTGGGAGCGGTAATGGTGGTCGGGGGCGGCGTTGCGGGAATCCAGGCCGCCCTTGATCTTGCCGACGGGGGTTTCAAGGTGTATCTGGTGGACGAAGCACCGGCCCTGGGCGGCAAAGTGCCGCAATTGTCCAGAACCTTTCCAACTAACGAGTGTTCCCTGTGTTCTTTTTCGCCACAGCTGGCCAGAATCACCCGGCATCCGAACCTCGAGGTGCTGGTGGGTACTCGGGTAGAAGGGGTGACCGGCGATCCGGGCCGGTTTCGCGTTTCACTGCGCCATTCCCCCCGGGGTGTGGCGGCGGAGGCGTGCAAGGGTTGCGGCGACTGCGCCGCTGTGTGCCCGGTAGAAGTGCCGGACGCTTTCAATATGGGATTCGGCACCCGCAAGGCTATTTACCAGCCCTATTCCCAGGCCTATCCCAGGGCCTATGTGCTCGACCCCGAGCACTGTATCGAATGCACTTTGTGCGTGGAGGCCTGTCCCACCGGGGCGGTCACGCTCGGGGCCCCGGAGGAGGCTTCGCAGGTGGAGGTCGGGGCGGTGATACTCTGCCCCGGCTGCGAGGTATTCGATCCCTCCCCCCTTAAAAACCTGGGATACGGCCTGCTGCCGGACGTGGTCACCAATCTGGAACTGGAGCGCCTGTTGAGCGCCGCCGGCCCCTTCGGGGGGCGGCTGGCTCGTCCTTCCGACGGCGCGCCGCCGCGGAGTATCGCCTGGATCCAGTGTGTCGGTTCACGGAACCGGACTCTGGGCCGGGAGTATTGTTCCACGGTGTGCTGCATGGCAGCGTTGAAAGGAGCGGTCACCGCGCTGGAGCAGGCCGAGGGTCCCCTGGATACCGTGGTTTTTTATCAGGAAATGCGCACCCCGGGCAAGGGGTTTGACCGTTACCGGCAGCGGGCCGAACGGAAGGGCGTGGAGTTGCGGTGCGCCGGGGTGGATACGGTCCGGCCGTGCGACGGCGGCCTGGAGGTGCGCTACGCTGGAGTTGACGGACCCGGCTGGCAGGTGTTCGACATGGTGGTTCTATCCGCCGGAATCGGGCCGGGGCCCGGGGCGGCGGCACTCGCCCGGCGTCTCGGGGTGGACCTGGACCGGTACGGGTTTTGCCCGCCGGCGGCTCCGGGGGGCACGACGACTTCCCGGCCCGGGCTGTTTGTGGCCGGGACCTTTGCCGGACCCAAGGATATCGCGGCGGCCGTGATTGAGGCCGGGGCGGCGGCGGCCGAAGCGGGTGCGTTGCTGGCAGGGGCGCGGGGCGCCGCCGGCCGGGAGGAACAGCCGGTTCCGGAGCGGGACGTACGGGAGGAGCGCCCCCGGGTCGGCGTGGTCGTGTGCCGGTGCGGGACCAACATTTCCGGGGCGGTGGATGTCTCGGCGGTGGTGGAAGCGGCCGGGCGGCTGGAAGGCGTGGCCCTGACTCTGGAGATGATCCACGCTTGCGCGCCGGACAGCCTGGACCGGCTGGTGAAAACGGTCCGGGAACACGGCCTGAACCGGCTGGTGGTTGCGGCCTGCAGCCCGCGCAGCCACAGGTCGTTGTTCCAGAATGTGCTCCGCGACGCCGGGGTGAACGGGGCACTGTGCGAGATGGCCAATATCCGCGAGCATTGCGCCTGGGTGCACCGGAAGCCGGAGGCGGCGACCGCCAAGGCGTGCCGGCTGGTCTCCATGGCCGTGGCCAAAGCCCTGCTGCTGGAGCCGGTGCCCTATGTCACGGTGCCGGTTTTGCCGGCGGCTCTTGTGGTGGGGGCGGGCCCGTCCGGTCTGTCGGCCGCCCTAGGACTGGCGGAGCAGGGATTTGAGGTGCACCTGGTGGATAAAAAGGAGGCACCCGGCGGTGCCTACCGTGGGGTGGCCGAAGAACGGCGTCCCGGGACCGGCCCGGTCCGGTCCCTGGCGGAGCAGGTTGTCCGGCACCCGCTGGTGCGGTTCTATCCCGAAAACGAGCCCGCGGCGGTTGAGGGACATATCGGGCGGTTTGTCACCCGCCTGCGCGGCGGGCAGGTGATCCACCACGGCGCGGTAGTGCTGGCCACTGGGGCCCGGGAAGCGCGGCCGGACAGCCACCTGTACGGGGAGCATGCGGCGGTGATCACCCTGTCGGAGGCCGAGCGGGAATCACCCGGGGCCGGGGCCGGGGACACGACGGTGTTTATCCAGTGCGTCGGTTCCCGTGACGCGCGCCGGCCCTGGTGCAGCCGGGCCTGCTGCCGGCGGAGCCTGGCCCTGGCCCTGGAAATGAAGACGGCGCACCCCCAGCGCGATATTTACGTACTGTTCCGGGACATCACCGTTAGCGGGTCGGACGAGAGACTGTACTCCGAGGCCCGGGCCCGGGGAATCATCTTCGTCCGTTACCGGCCGGGCGAGGAACCGCGGGTCACTGCCGCCGGCGGAAGAGTGGCGGTGGAGGTCGCCGACCCGGTGCTGGGGTGTAACCTCAGGATCGACGCGGACCGGGTGATCCTGGCAGCTGCCACCGAGGCGTCCGCGGACAGCCGGGCGCTGGCGCACCTGTTCAAAGTGCCGACCGACCAGGACGGGTTTTTCCTGCAGGCGCACACCACCCTGAGGCCGGTGGATTTCTCGGCGGCCGGGGTGTTCATGTGCGGTGACGCGGCGGGGCCGAAAAACCTCTTCGAGAGCCTCCTCGAAGGCCGGGCCGTCGCCGCCCGGTGCGCCGCAATTCTGGGCCGGGGGTCGGTGACGGCTCCCGGCGTCTACGCCCGGGTGACGCCCGAGAAGTGCGCGGCCTGCCTGGGCTGCGTCCGGGTGTGTCCCTTCAACGTGCCGGTGATCGCCGGGAACATCTCCTGGATTGAGCCGGTACAGTGCCAGGGCTGCGGGATCTGTGTGGCCGAGTGCCCGAACGCGGCTATTCACCTGATCGGTTACCGCAAGGAACAACTGCTCTCGCAGGTGCGCGCCGGCCTGGCCGGCGGCTCGGGGGAGGTGGGAGCATGA
- a CDS encoding hydrogenase iron-sulfur subunit, with protein sequence MNTDPRIISFCCYNCAYAAADLAGAMRVSYDPRVTIVGVPCTGAMEAVVVLGAFEEGADGVFVAGCLDGECHYKEGNLRARERVARLRERLSEVGLEPERLEMYQVSAAMGARFGEIAAEFVDRIKALPPSPLRRGAAVKGGMSR encoded by the coding sequence ATGAACACGGACCCGAGGATCATCAGTTTTTGCTGTTATAACTGTGCGTATGCCGCCGCTGACCTGGCGGGGGCCATGCGGGTGTCGTACGACCCCCGGGTGACCATCGTGGGGGTGCCGTGCACCGGCGCCATGGAGGCCGTGGTGGTGCTGGGCGCCTTCGAGGAAGGCGCCGACGGGGTATTCGTCGCCGGCTGCCTGGACGGCGAGTGCCACTATAAGGAGGGCAACCTGCGGGCCCGGGAGCGGGTGGCCAGGCTGCGGGAGCGGCTGTCCGAGGTGGGCCTGGAGCCGGAGCGGCTGGAGATGTACCAGGTGTCGGCGGCCATGGGCGCCCGCTTCGGAGAGATCGCCGCCGAGTTCGTGGACCGGATCAAAGCGCTGCCTCCGTCCCCGTTGCGGCGGGGTGCCGCCGTCAAAGGAGGTATGTCCAGATGA
- a CDS encoding methylenetetrahydrofolate reductase C-terminal domain-containing protein, with amino-acid sequence MIVVEAKSFAQVAAMTSDCRRLLVAACAGCTAVCGVGGERQAEELADALRLHARLRGKVLETEVRGVTRQCEPEFVAEFAPAMGRAEAVLTLGCGVGAQFLAERYPNVPVLPGVNTRFAGGLTAPGVWEERCRLCGDCVLHLTGGICPRTRCAKGIMNGPCGGAAGGFCEVGGGSPCAWLLIWERLERLGRAGVLDEIGPPPDWSDAQAGPRRSGKGGGAE; translated from the coding sequence ATGATCGTCGTGGAAGCCAAATCGTTCGCCCAGGTGGCCGCCATGACGTCTGACTGCCGGCGCCTGCTGGTGGCGGCCTGCGCCGGATGCACCGCGGTTTGCGGGGTGGGCGGGGAGCGTCAGGCCGAAGAACTGGCGGACGCCTTGCGCCTGCACGCGCGCCTGCGGGGGAAAGTGCTGGAAACCGAAGTGCGCGGTGTCACCCGGCAGTGCGAACCCGAGTTTGTCGCCGAGTTCGCCCCGGCGATGGGCCGCGCCGAAGCAGTGCTCACCCTGGGGTGCGGCGTGGGGGCTCAGTTTCTGGCGGAGCGCTACCCGAACGTGCCGGTGCTGCCCGGGGTAAACACCCGCTTCGCCGGGGGCTTGACGGCGCCCGGTGTCTGGGAGGAACGCTGCCGCCTGTGCGGGGACTGTGTGCTACACCTGACCGGGGGCATTTGCCCGCGTACCCGCTGCGCAAAGGGCATCATGAACGGCCCCTGCGGGGGAGCCGCCGGCGGGTTTTGCGAGGTGGGCGGCGGCAGTCCCTGCGCCTGGCTGCTGATCTGGGAGCGCCTGGAGCGATTGGGGCGCGCCGGGGTGCTGGACGAGATCGGCCCGCCGCCCGACTGGTCGGACGCGCAGGCCGGCCCGCGGCGTTCCGGGAAAGGGGGCGGGGCGGAATGA
- a CDS encoding methylenetetrahydrofolate reductase, translated as MRGVSGLARLLGAGHFVVTCEVGPPKGVNVDGLTEKAALLKSFVDAANVTDCQTAVVRLSSIAACVHLAAMGLEPVVQMTARDRNRIAVQSDLLGAYSLGIRNVLCLTGDHQKFGNHPGAKGVFDLDSVQMVEMVRRLGAPGEFQCGEPVCGEPPVFFVGAVENPCAEPLELRVRRLEKKIRAGARFVQTQCVYDLDRFRHFMGLVRARGLHEHAHILAGVTPLKSVRMARFMRDAVAGVYVPDEVVARIEAAADPAAEGVAMCVEQIAALREIEGVAGVHIMAVAWEAIVPEIVRRAGLYPRPADDEPKDRNR; from the coding sequence ATGAGGGGGGTGAGCGGGCTCGCCCGGCTGCTCGGCGCCGGGCACTTCGTGGTGACCTGCGAAGTGGGCCCGCCCAAAGGCGTGAACGTGGACGGCCTAACGGAAAAGGCCGCCCTGCTGAAAAGTTTCGTGGACGCGGCCAACGTCACCGACTGCCAAACCGCCGTGGTCCGGCTCTCCAGCATCGCCGCCTGCGTACACCTGGCAGCAATGGGCCTGGAGCCGGTGGTCCAGATGACCGCCCGCGACCGTAACCGGATCGCCGTTCAGAGTGATCTCCTGGGTGCCTACAGCCTGGGCATCAGAAACGTGCTCTGCCTGACCGGTGATCACCAGAAGTTCGGCAACCACCCCGGAGCCAAGGGGGTCTTCGACCTGGACTCGGTTCAGATGGTGGAGATGGTCCGCCGCCTGGGTGCCCCGGGGGAGTTCCAGTGCGGTGAGCCGGTGTGCGGCGAACCGCCGGTGTTTTTCGTGGGCGCGGTGGAAAACCCCTGCGCCGAGCCGCTGGAGCTGCGGGTGCGGCGCCTGGAGAAGAAAATCCGGGCGGGGGCGCGCTTTGTCCAGACCCAGTGCGTGTACGACCTGGACCGGTTCCGCCACTTCATGGGCCTGGTGCGGGCCCGCGGCCTGCACGAACATGCCCACATCCTGGCCGGGGTCACGCCATTGAAGTCAGTGCGCATGGCCCGGTTCATGCGCGACGCGGTGGCTGGTGTTTACGTTCCGGACGAGGTGGTCGCCAGAATCGAGGCTGCTGCCGACCCCGCCGCCGAGGGGGTCGCCATGTGTGTCGAGCAAATTGCCGCGTTGCGTGAGATTGAAGGTGTCGCCGGCGTGCACATCATGGCCGTCGCCTGGGAGGCGATCGTGCCCGAAATAGTACGCCGGGCGGGGCTGTATCCTCGCCCCGCGGACGACGAGCCTAAGGATCGCAATCGATAG
- the gap gene encoding type I glyceraldehyde-3-phosphate dehydrogenase, with amino-acid sequence MSVRVGINGFGRIGRNFLRIVHGHPDIEVVAVNDLSNPATCAHLLKYDSVHGIFNADVRATENGFWVDDQDIAAYAEPDPSRIPWNKHGVDVVVEATGRFTKAESAAKHLQAGARRVLISAPANGEDVMIIMGVNERCYDPASHRIISAGSCTTNGLAPVVKVLHDRFGVKRGFMTTAHSYTNDQQLLDLAHRDLRRARAAALSIIPTTTGAAKNVGAAIPELEGKLTGLALRVPTPDVSIIDFVAELERPTTKEELNDTLRAAADGDMAGIIAYNELPLVSIDYTGNPHSSIVDGLSTFVIEGTFAKVLAWYDNEWGFSNRLLDIILYTHFRETVGDAARDKVREEARRRDPARTKH; translated from the coding sequence ATGAGTGTTCGCGTGGGAATCAACGGGTTCGGCCGGATCGGGCGGAACTTCCTACGAATTGTGCACGGGCACCCCGATATCGAGGTCGTGGCCGTGAATGACTTATCCAACCCGGCTACGTGCGCGCACCTTTTGAAATACGATTCCGTGCACGGCATCTTCAACGCCGACGTCCGGGCCACCGAGAACGGTTTCTGGGTCGACGACCAGGACATCGCCGCGTACGCCGAACCGGACCCGTCCCGAATCCCCTGGAACAAGCACGGGGTGGACGTCGTGGTTGAAGCCACCGGCCGTTTCACGAAAGCCGAGAGCGCCGCCAAACACCTGCAAGCCGGAGCCCGGCGGGTCCTGATTTCGGCTCCCGCCAACGGTGAGGACGTAATGATAATCATGGGCGTGAACGAAAGGTGTTATGATCCCGCCAGCCACCGGATCATCTCGGCCGGATCCTGCACCACCAACGGCCTGGCGCCGGTGGTCAAGGTGCTCCACGACCGGTTCGGAGTGAAGCGCGGGTTCATGACCACCGCCCATTCTTACACCAACGACCAGCAGCTGTTGGACCTGGCCCACCGGGACCTGCGACGGGCGCGAGCAGCGGCCCTCTCCATCATCCCGACCACCACCGGCGCCGCCAAGAACGTCGGCGCCGCAATTCCCGAACTGGAGGGAAAACTCACCGGGCTGGCTCTGCGCGTGCCCACCCCGGATGTTTCGATCATTGACTTCGTGGCCGAACTGGAGCGGCCCACCACCAAGGAAGAGCTGAATGACACGCTGCGGGCGGCCGCCGACGGCGACATGGCGGGGATTATTGCTTACAATGAACTGCCCCTGGTTTCCATCGACTACACCGGAAACCCGCATTCGTCCATCGTGGATGGGCTTTCGACGTTCGTGATCGAAGGGACCTTCGCGAAGGTTTTGGCCTGGTACGACAACGAGTGGGGCTTTTCCAACCGGTTGCTCGACATCATTCTGTACACGCATTTCCGGGAAACGGTCGGCGACGCCGCCCGGGACAAGGTGCGCGAGGAAGCCCGCCGGCGCGACCCGGCCCGAACGAAGCACTAG